In the Chroicocephalus ridibundus chromosome 15, bChrRid1.1, whole genome shotgun sequence genome, one interval contains:
- the FAM163B gene encoding protein FAM163B, with protein sequence MTAGTVVITGGILATVILLCIIAVLCYCRLQYYCCKKDESEEDEEEPDFAVHSHIPPLHCNRNVVLTNGPSLYSSSPFGKKPTPSRPSCPGCVPYEPPTFFLQEPPEDLHNGGDRVSYKTVSQEDLDLPVSVANLQALNPNRLSAMREAFSRSRSISTDV encoded by the exons ATGACAGCCGGGACCGTGGTCATCACAGGTGGAATATTAGCGACTGTCATTTTGCTTTGTATCATCGCCGTCCTCTGCTACTGTAGGCTCCAG TACTACTGCTGCAAGAAGGATGAGTCcgaagaggatgaggaggagcccGACTTCGCCGTGCACTCCCACATCCCGCCGCTCCACTGCAACCGCAACGTAGTGCTGACCAACGGCCCGTCCCTCTACTCCTCCTCACCCTTCGGCAAGAAGCCAACACCGAGCCGGCCCAGCTGCCCCGGCTGCGTGCCCTACGAGCCCCCCACCTTCTTCCTGCAGGAGCCCCCCGAGGACCTGCACAACGGGGGCGACCGGGTGAGCTACAAGACGGTGAGCCAGGAGGATCTCGATCTGCCGGTGAGCGTGGCCAACCTGCAGGCGCTCAACCCCAACCGGCTGTCGGCCATGCGGGAAGCCTTCTCCCGCAGCCGCAGCATAAGCACCGACGTGTGA